The following coding sequences lie in one Porphyromonas asaccharolytica DSM 20707 genomic window:
- a CDS encoding helix-turn-helix domain-containing protein has product MKQEKSKLGRKGYPLDFKWRVIDDLLATGDSIATTSQRYGITTRTIRNWLRTFDVELPNQSTSSTMSKTNKNKDVDPEYAELKRENARLKAALFQAESKALVNKTLLEVVLNRYHIDLKKKTDLQP; this is encoded by the coding sequence GGACGAAAGGGATATCCCCTAGATTTCAAGTGGAGAGTCATTGACGACCTCCTAGCCACCGGTGACAGCATTGCCACCACCAGCCAGCGCTACGGCATTACCACACGCACCATTCGAAATTGGTTGCGTACCTTTGATGTAGAGTTACCCAACCAAAGCACCAGTAGCACTATGAGCAAGACAAACAAGAACAAAGACGTAGATCCAGAGTACGCAGAACTCAAGCGTGAAAACGCTCGTCTCAAAGCAGCCCTCTTCCAGGCTGAGAGCAAGGCATTAGTCAACAAGACACTACTCGAAGTGGTCTTGAATCGCTACCACATTGATCTAAAAAAAAAGACCGATTTGCAGCCGTGA
- a CDS encoding IS3 family transposase, producing the protein MRQLESAKERDQKLSITYLCQLLEVSRKGYYKHTFTEQDEDVKVASVLHYCQYVRGQLPKAGVDTIQQCANEYFKGTFQVGRDWLYKVLGANDMLLRSRKRKRPPQTTKGVVNHGFQDHLNTTPKYIATDHCRLTVSDITYVKCLGGFAYLSLTMDAYSRIITGFDLQPTLSTEGPYNALRQTVDFYQKHGFDLKGLIFHSDRGCQYVSKQMTDYEASLGIVTSVTQTGNPLHNAMAERLNGIIKNDWLYNFEDKPIDQVREILSQTIALYNTARPHRAINKKTPMQMLIPNYPNPLTTQPSKNQIAKNNSPKALSLKSPSSCRLTPNKDLSLCTSAVKTTTSRVP; encoded by the coding sequence GTGAGACAGCTTGAGTCCGCCAAAGAGAGAGATCAAAAGCTCTCCATAACCTACCTTTGTCAGCTGTTAGAAGTCAGCCGCAAAGGCTACTACAAGCACACCTTCACCGAGCAAGACGAAGATGTCAAAGTAGCTTCCGTCCTACACTATTGCCAGTATGTGCGCGGTCAGCTCCCCAAAGCAGGCGTAGACACCATCCAGCAGTGTGCCAACGAATACTTCAAAGGGACCTTCCAAGTAGGTCGAGACTGGCTCTACAAAGTGTTAGGAGCCAACGATATGCTACTAAGAAGTCGCAAGCGCAAGCGTCCACCCCAGACGACCAAGGGAGTGGTCAATCACGGCTTCCAAGACCACCTGAACACCACCCCTAAGTACATAGCCACCGACCATTGCCGGCTCACCGTCTCAGACATAACCTACGTCAAATGTTTAGGGGGCTTCGCATATCTCTCCCTGACGATGGACGCTTATAGCCGCATCATCACCGGCTTTGACCTGCAGCCCACGCTCTCCACAGAGGGTCCCTACAACGCACTAAGACAGACCGTTGACTTCTATCAGAAGCATGGCTTTGACCTCAAAGGGCTCATCTTCCATAGCGACCGAGGCTGTCAATATGTCTCCAAGCAGATGACGGACTACGAGGCCAGCCTAGGCATCGTAACCAGCGTCACCCAGACCGGAAACCCCCTTCACAACGCTATGGCTGAGCGACTTAACGGGATCATCAAGAACGACTGGCTTTACAACTTCGAGGATAAGCCCATAGATCAAGTTCGAGAGATCCTCTCTCAAACGATTGCTCTCTATAACACAGCGCGACCTCATCGAGCCATCAACAAGAAGACTCCGATGCAGATGCTCATACCAAATTACCCCAACCCTCTAACCACCCAACCCTCTAAGAACCAGATAGCTAAGAACAATTCTCCCAAAGCTCTGAGCCTCAAATCTCCGAGCTCATGCCGCTTAACTCCCAACAAAGACCTATCTTTGTGTACCTCCGCAGTAAAGACGACGACAAGTCGTGTACCCTAG
- a CDS encoding T9SS type A sorting domain-containing protein, producing MELHTNKLAQFTIQNCPAIEELYIGKNQLERLELSDQKELSTLDCSENGLVSLQLGDCPALSSLWCHRNRLSTLDLSAFPELSELMAYANRLTSLDLAHNSKLKTLNVADNQLQELDFTATPLLMTVVCHTNAIKGEKMTATMQSLPQREANAMGKITIVDTKANNEENICLVSDVTIAKNKNWTCYDFRGSVNNTVEYEGDTTAIDKVLASNPSVVIYPNPATDFVYIRTSDAAVWTLYSITGELQLTGSGTIVDLRSLSQGDYLLVIEHNGLRESLPLFKR from the coding sequence GTGGAGCTGCACACCAATAAACTTGCCCAATTTACTATCCAAAACTGCCCTGCCATAGAGGAGCTATATATTGGGAAGAACCAACTGGAAAGGCTCGAACTAAGCGATCAAAAAGAACTCTCCACTCTCGACTGCTCCGAGAATGGTCTCGTATCGCTGCAGCTCGGTGACTGTCCAGCACTTAGCAGTCTCTGGTGTCACCGCAATAGGCTCTCCACACTTGACCTCTCTGCTTTTCCCGAGCTCAGCGAACTGATGGCCTACGCCAATCGACTCACTTCGCTCGACCTGGCTCATAACTCAAAGCTCAAGACCCTCAATGTGGCAGACAATCAGCTCCAAGAGCTAGACTTCACCGCGACTCCTCTCCTTATGACCGTGGTGTGCCATACCAATGCGATCAAAGGGGAAAAGATGACCGCTACGATGCAGTCGCTCCCACAAAGAGAAGCCAACGCTATGGGAAAGATAACCATCGTCGACACTAAGGCGAATAACGAAGAGAACATATGCCTCGTGAGCGACGTGACCATAGCAAAAAACAAAAACTGGACTTGCTACGACTTTAGAGGAAGCGTCAACAATACTGTAGAGTACGAAGGAGATACAACCGCTATCGACAAGGTACTCGCAAGTAATCCATCCGTTGTAATCTATCCTAATCCAGCTACAGACTTCGTCTACATTCGCACAAGTGATGCCGCTGTATGGACTCTATACTCCATCACGGGCGAACTGCAACTGACTGGGAGTGGCACTATAGTAGACCTTCGTAGCCTCTCGCAAGGAGACTACTTGCTAGTAATAGAACACAATGGTCTGAGAGAATCCTTACCTCTCTTCAAACGATAA
- a CDS encoding Omp28-related outer membrane protein, with amino-acid sequence MLPLFDDITIKGIECVVDEAVADARVVVARVRQDDTNGLSQEILVSQPVTLQEGYNQVLLDEPQKVSAKDLVLVGYSCPATSVKESKSSPVLYDGDNENSLPEANLVAVSPAYYEKGKSYSFSQVQDTEPLELGSALIYALVDDPQGHYDYVVYPLKQPRYSLLTSKEYFRYDILVRNIGFKEITSMTFLEKYHHANYGMREKQYPPFEIPVPVKGICEVAWTHPPYPEGTSKGSVELLSINDQSVIEKGMIKWVFDAFNPTEKGSVERKSVLVEYYTSESAPDAPRYNAMINQMAEDLVAKGYEVSCVAYPVGGEEVAFAKEACNEELATLLGQVPYPTPSQLPYFSINRAPYLSERRAFAFVSKDRLFGKDQKADADLLEPFLQEKERALISDIVCHDLPEGKTTLEVKGKLLYDADPDDLYLTAVVTEDNVKAEDQKGIGTGEEYLHQHMVRAYYTSNIGTKIMPEADGTFDYKSPEIALDPSWKKENLKVVLFLHRNATYVNKISCHVYSSKTIPFGGSFSGATAPQVKESSTRLYQDASGLLQIEGDHERVVVYSLEGQCVAESLPAQLPRGSYVVVVSHAQGTTLHKVVVK; translated from the coding sequence ATGCTTCCACTCTTTGACGATATAACGATCAAAGGGATCGAGTGCGTCGTAGACGAAGCGGTTGCGGACGCCCGCGTGGTCGTAGCACGTGTGAGGCAAGACGATACGAATGGCCTGAGTCAAGAGATCCTGGTGAGCCAGCCTGTTACTCTCCAAGAGGGATACAATCAAGTGTTACTGGATGAGCCGCAAAAGGTCTCTGCAAAGGATCTTGTGCTGGTCGGATACTCTTGCCCCGCCACTAGCGTGAAGGAGAGCAAATCCTCGCCTGTATTATACGATGGCGATAATGAGAATAGTCTTCCAGAAGCCAATCTAGTAGCCGTATCCCCCGCCTATTACGAGAAAGGGAAGAGCTACAGTTTCAGCCAGGTGCAGGATACGGAGCCTCTCGAGTTGGGCTCGGCGCTCATTTACGCACTTGTGGACGACCCCCAGGGGCACTACGATTATGTAGTTTATCCTCTTAAGCAGCCACGTTATAGTCTCCTTACTAGCAAAGAATATTTCCGCTACGATATCTTAGTTCGCAATATCGGCTTTAAGGAGATAACAAGTATGACTTTCCTCGAGAAGTACCATCATGCTAACTACGGGATGCGCGAGAAGCAGTATCCCCCCTTTGAGATCCCTGTACCTGTAAAAGGGATTTGCGAGGTTGCCTGGACGCATCCTCCTTATCCAGAAGGTACCTCCAAGGGGTCGGTCGAATTGCTGAGTATCAACGACCAGTCGGTAATCGAAAAAGGAATGATAAAGTGGGTATTTGATGCCTTCAATCCTACTGAAAAGGGCAGTGTGGAGCGCAAGTCGGTACTTGTAGAGTACTACACCTCCGAGAGTGCTCCCGATGCACCGAGGTACAATGCTATGATCAATCAAATGGCAGAGGATCTAGTGGCGAAGGGCTACGAAGTCTCTTGCGTGGCATATCCCGTGGGTGGTGAAGAGGTCGCCTTTGCCAAAGAAGCTTGCAACGAGGAGCTTGCTACGCTCCTAGGGCAAGTCCCGTATCCCACACCTTCGCAGCTCCCCTATTTCTCCATCAATAGGGCTCCCTATCTTTCGGAGCGTAGAGCCTTTGCCTTTGTGTCGAAGGACCGGCTTTTTGGCAAAGATCAAAAGGCTGATGCCGATTTACTGGAGCCCTTCCTTCAAGAGAAGGAGAGAGCGCTCATCTCAGATATCGTATGCCACGACCTACCTGAAGGTAAGACCACTCTAGAGGTAAAGGGGAAACTTCTCTATGACGCCGACCCAGACGACCTCTACCTTACAGCTGTCGTGACCGAAGACAACGTGAAGGCAGAAGACCAAAAAGGTATAGGCACAGGGGAAGAGTATCTGCACCAGCATATGGTGAGAGCTTACTACACGAGCAATATCGGTACTAAGATTATGCCCGAGGCTGACGGGACCTTCGATTATAAATCTCCAGAAATTGCCCTTGATCCCTCGTGGAAGAAAGAGAATCTGAAGGTGGTACTCTTCCTGCATCGCAATGCAACCTACGTCAATAAGATTAGCTGCCATGTCTACAGTAGCAAAACTATACCCTTTGGTGGCTCCTTCTCTGGGGCAACAGCTCCACAAGTCAAAGAGAGCTCTACAAGGCTCTATCAAGATGCCTCGGGACTGCTGCAAATCGAAGGAGATCACGAGAGAGTAGTGGTTTATAGCCTCGAGGGACAATGTGTAGCGGAGAGCCTACCCGCACAGCTACCCCGTGGCAGCTATGTGGTAGTAGTGAGTCACGCCCAAGGTACCACACTCCATAAGGTAGTGGTAAAGTAA